A single region of the Thermococcus paralvinellae genome encodes:
- a CDS encoding 2-oxoacid:acceptor oxidoreductase subunit alpha has protein sequence MIIRGDEPEQIALLKKLYPKGNYFMQGDEAIAYGAIFAGCRFYAGYPITPASEIAETMARELPKVRGYYIQMEDEIGSIAAIIGASWTGLKSMTATSGPGFSLMQENLGYAIMTETPIVVVDVQRSGPSTGQATKGAQGDFFQARWGTHGDHPIVAISPISVEDSFWETIRAFNISEKLRIPVVLLADGVIGHTREQIRIPDPEEVEIVYRKLPKNEKEAKYPFGDVDGSLVPPMPLFGHGYFTHVTGSTHKETGLRDVYTPEVHIKLVNRLHKKIKKHEKEIEKWEEYFTDDMEILVISWGVSARPSLGAVLKAREEGIKVGLFIPKTVHPFPGKKVKELAKKVRAIIVPEMNLGQLILEVQRYVNDDVILKGVNKIGGVPLTVEEILREIRGV, from the coding sequence ATGATTATTCGAGGCGATGAACCAGAGCAAATTGCCCTTCTGAAAAAGCTTTACCCTAAGGGGAACTATTTCATGCAAGGTGATGAGGCAATAGCCTACGGAGCAATCTTCGCAGGCTGTAGATTCTACGCAGGCTATCCAATAACACCTGCAAGTGAAATTGCCGAGACAATGGCAAGAGAGTTGCCAAAAGTTAGAGGTTATTACATCCAAATGGAGGACGAGATTGGAAGTATTGCCGCTATTATAGGGGCATCTTGGACCGGATTAAAATCAATGACTGCAACAAGTGGCCCTGGATTCAGCCTAATGCAGGAAAATCTTGGCTATGCAATCATGACTGAAACTCCAATAGTTGTTGTTGATGTCCAGAGAAGCGGACCATCAACTGGACAAGCAACAAAAGGTGCCCAGGGAGATTTTTTCCAAGCAAGATGGGGGACTCATGGGGACCATCCAATTGTTGCTATTTCGCCAATAAGTGTTGAAGACTCATTCTGGGAAACGATAAGAGCATTTAATATTTCCGAAAAGCTCAGAATCCCAGTTGTTCTTCTCGCTGATGGCGTAATTGGACATACAAGGGAGCAGATAAGAATTCCCGATCCAGAAGAAGTTGAGATAGTTTACAGAAAGCTCCCCAAAAATGAGAAGGAAGCAAAATATCCATTTGGAGATGTTGATGGCTCCCTTGTTCCACCGATGCCTCTCTTTGGTCACGGTTATTTTACTCATGTAACAGGTTCAACTCACAAGGAGACAGGTCTGAGGGACGTTTACACACCTGAAGTACATATAAAACTTGTAAACCGTTTGCACAAGAAGATTAAGAAGCACGAAAAGGAGATAGAGAAGTGGGAAGAGTATTTCACCGATGATATGGAAATCCTCGTAATAAGCTGGGGGGTCTCAGCAAGACCATCCCTTGGTGCTGTTCTCAAGGCAAGAGAAGAGGGCATAAAAGTTGGACTCTTCATTCCAAAGACTGTTCATCCGTTCCCAGGTAAAAAAGTTAAAGAGCTTGCAAAGAAAGTCAGAGCAATTATCGTCCCAGAGATGAACCTTGGACAGCTAATCCTCGAAGTGCAGCGCTATGTAAATGATGATGTAATTCTAAAAGGGGTTAACAAGATCGGTGGAGTTCCTTTAACGGTTGAAGAAATTCTCCGCGAGATAAGGGGTGTGTGA
- a CDS encoding nucleotidyltransferase domain-containing protein: MEFLECIKKRISQDTRLKNELYSLILYGSFVRGDFIENVSDLDFFAVILKDESVIPKLRQILEDCAKKTNAIEVDLAWEYLENISDPLLKGIPFKFLTIYQQDFLENHVVVYGNDIANILPRYEFRELLSWRAGRILELSEKFRENRKMMHILAGETARLLALINGAKSLRKEDIVNALEKIQDEEVLEIYKAYLDGRKLKFDEESLVKFIEARIEKIKKASSGSPLEQFDILR, translated from the coding sequence ATGGAGTTTTTAGAGTGCATTAAAAAGCGGATTTCTCAAGATACTAGACTAAAAAACGAACTTTATTCCCTGATCCTCTATGGGTCATTTGTAAGAGGGGATTTCATCGAAAATGTAAGTGACTTGGACTTTTTTGCTGTGATACTAAAAGATGAGTCAGTTATTCCAAAGCTCAGGCAAATCTTAGAAGACTGTGCCAAGAAGACCAATGCTATTGAAGTTGACCTAGCATGGGAATATCTGGAAAACATAAGCGATCCATTGTTAAAAGGTATTCCTTTCAAGTTTTTGACAATCTATCAACAGGATTTTCTTGAAAACCACGTTGTCGTTTATGGTAATGACATAGCTAATATTTTGCCAAGATATGAGTTCAGGGAGCTTTTGAGCTGGAGAGCCGGTAGAATTCTAGAGCTGAGCGAGAAATTCAGGGAAAATAGAAAGATGATGCATATATTGGCTGGAGAAACCGCAAGACTTTTAGCTCTGATTAATGGAGCAAAAAGTCTCAGAAAGGAGGATATTGTAAATGCTCTTGAGAAAATTCAAGATGAAGAGGTTCTTGAGATATACAAGGCTTATCTAGACGGGAGAAAGCTTAAGTTTGATGAAGAATCCCTAGTAAAATTCATAGAAGCAAGGATCGAGAAAATTAAAAAAGCTTCTTCAGGCTCCCCCTTGGAGCAATTTGACATTTTACGTTAG
- a CDS encoding 2-oxoacid:ferredoxin oxidoreductase subunit beta: MRFKLSYEIRDKYLRKDMLPTIFCPGCGIGSVLQYTLRAIDELGWSKDEVVWVSGIGCSSRVPGFVDFDGLHTTHGRALAFATGIKMANPDLKVIAFMGDGDTAAIGGNHFIHAIRRNLDVTVILINNFTYGMTGGQVAPTTLKGLRGTTAPYGSFENPFDIAELAVAAGANYVARWTVFNYVQGINSIKKALQKKGFSLVEFLSPCPISFGRRNRMKTAPELIKWYNKITVPISKAKNMSPEELKDKIVIGEFVDRDRPSLNEEYEEYKKRAKKMMGWEE, encoded by the coding sequence ATGCGCTTTAAGCTTAGCTATGAGATAAGGGACAAATATCTGAGAAAGGATATGCTTCCAACGATTTTCTGTCCCGGTTGTGGTATTGGTTCAGTTTTACAATATACGCTTAGAGCAATTGATGAGCTTGGCTGGAGCAAAGATGAAGTGGTCTGGGTGAGTGGAATTGGATGTTCATCGAGAGTTCCTGGATTTGTTGACTTTGATGGTCTTCACACAACTCACGGAAGAGCTTTAGCATTTGCTACTGGAATAAAGATGGCAAATCCAGATCTGAAAGTTATAGCATTTATGGGTGACGGTGATACGGCAGCAATTGGTGGGAACCACTTCATTCATGCAATCAGAAGAAATCTTGATGTTACCGTGATTTTGATTAACAACTTCACTTATGGAATGACTGGAGGACAAGTAGCCCCAACAACCTTAAAGGGTTTGAGGGGAACAACCGCTCCATATGGGAGCTTTGAGAATCCTTTTGACATCGCTGAACTAGCTGTCGCTGCTGGGGCAAACTATGTCGCGAGATGGACGGTCTTTAATTATGTCCAAGGGATAAACAGCATAAAGAAAGCGTTACAAAAGAAAGGCTTTAGCTTGGTTGAGTTCCTCTCACCATGTCCAATCAGCTTTGGAAGGAGAAACAGAATGAAAACCGCTCCAGAGCTGATAAAGTGGTACAACAAGATTACAGTACCGATAAGCAAGGCAAAGAACATGAGTCCAGAAGAGCTTAAAGACAAGATTGTTATTGGCGAGTTTGTTGACAGAGACAGGCCGAGCTTGAATGAAGAATATGAAGAGTACAAGAAAAGGGCAAAGAAAATGATGGGGTGGGAAGAATGA
- a CDS encoding 2-oxoacid:ferredoxin oxidoreductase subunit gamma, with protein sequence MRKEVLISGFGGQGVILASVILGRAAAVYEGLYAVQTQSYGPESRGGASRAEVVISDEPIDYPKTLHPDYAIFLSQEAYSKYLSQLKEGAVLILERDLIPHRNEEVEKNLKLKVYAFPLTEIAEETTGLSLTMNILTLGLFVALTGIVSKEAIEKAVLDAVPKGTEQINLKALHKGFELGEKALKGEL encoded by the coding sequence ATGAGGAAAGAAGTCCTCATCAGCGGTTTTGGTGGTCAAGGTGTCATTTTAGCAAGTGTAATCCTTGGAAGAGCTGCAGCAGTTTATGAAGGTCTTTACGCTGTGCAAACCCAATCTTATGGTCCAGAATCCAGAGGAGGAGCAAGCAGAGCTGAAGTGGTTATAAGTGATGAGCCAATTGATTATCCGAAAACTCTGCACCCGGATTATGCAATATTCCTCTCTCAGGAGGCTTATTCCAAGTATCTCAGTCAGCTGAAAGAAGGAGCTGTGCTGATCCTTGAAAGAGATTTAATTCCCCATAGAAATGAAGAAGTTGAGAAAAACCTCAAGCTCAAAGTTTATGCTTTCCCGCTTACTGAGATTGCAGAGGAAACTACTGGGTTGAGTTTAACAATGAACATTTTAACATTAGGGCTTTTTGTAGCGCTTACTGGAATTGTTAGCAAAGAAGCCATAGAAAAGGCCGTTCTGGATGCTGTTCCAAAAGGAACAGAGCAGATAAATCTGAAAGCACTCCATAAGGGCTTTGAACTTGGAGAGAAAGCCTTGAAAGGGGAGCTTTAA
- a CDS encoding 2-oxoglutarate ferredoxin oxidoreductase subunit delta, protein MADVEIKKENYLVIGKTENVEIDVDTFLCKGCGICVELCPRKVFEWSKELSEKGVHYPVPVHADKCVRCKLCELLCPDFAIAVRW, encoded by the coding sequence ATGGCAGATGTCGAAATTAAAAAGGAAAACTATCTTGTGATAGGGAAGACCGAAAACGTAGAAATTGACGTTGACACTTTTCTATGCAAAGGCTGTGGAATCTGCGTTGAGCTCTGCCCAAGAAAGGTCTTTGAATGGAGCAAAGAGCTGAGCGAAAAGGGTGTGCATTACCCGGTTCCAGTTCACGCTGACAAGTGTGTAAGGTGCAAACTCTGTGAACTACTTTGCCCTGACTTTGCTATAGCTGTTAGGTGGTAA
- a CDS encoding 2-oxoacid:acceptor oxidoreductase subunit alpha: MRYPFPVGKSDFIQGDEAIARAAILAGCRFYAGYPITPASEIFEAMALYMPLVDGVSIQMEDELASIAAIIGASWAGAKAMTATSGPGFSLMMENLGYAIMTETPIVVVDVQRSGPSTGQPTLAAQGDVMQAIWGTHGDHSLIVLTPATVQEAFDMTIRAFNLAEKYRTPVILLTDAEVGHMREKVDIPNPEDIELVYRKLPANEEEAKYPFGDIHGDLIPPMPIFGKGYRTYVTGLTHDEKGRPKTVDAEIHRKLIERIVNKIEKNKKDIIDYETFELDDAEVAIISYGIVARSAVRAVKILRSEGIKAGLLKLNVVWPFDFDMIERIAEQVHAIYVPEMNLGQLYHLVKEGANGKARVDLIPKIGGEVHTPQEIVREVKKCECGV, from the coding sequence ATGAGATATCCATTTCCCGTTGGCAAAAGTGATTTTATACAAGGTGATGAAGCCATAGCAAGGGCAGCTATTTTAGCTGGCTGTCGTTTTTATGCTGGCTATCCAATAACACCTGCAAGTGAGATTTTTGAAGCAATGGCTCTCTACATGCCTCTCGTTGATGGTGTAAGTATCCAAATGGAAGATGAGTTAGCAAGCATCGCCGCTATTATTGGTGCCTCATGGGCTGGGGCTAAAGCCATGACTGCCACAAGTGGTCCAGGCTTTAGTTTGATGATGGAAAACTTGGGTTATGCAATCATGACTGAAACTCCAATAGTTGTTGTTGATGTCCAGAGAAGCGGACCATCAACTGGTCAGCCCACTTTAGCAGCACAGGGAGATGTCATGCAAGCAATTTGGGGAACTCACGGAGACCACAGTTTAATAGTGTTAACCCCAGCAACAGTTCAAGAAGCTTTTGATATGACCATTAGAGCATTCAACTTAGCTGAAAAATATAGGACTCCTGTTATTCTGCTTACAGATGCTGAGGTTGGACACATGCGTGAAAAAGTTGACATACCAAATCCGGAAGATATAGAATTAGTTTACCGCAAGTTACCAGCAAATGAAGAAGAGGCAAAGTATCCATTTGGCGATATTCACGGCGATTTGATACCTCCAATGCCAATCTTTGGAAAGGGATATCGCACATATGTCACTGGACTCACCCACGATGAGAAAGGGAGGCCAAAGACAGTTGATGCCGAAATTCACCGCAAGCTTATTGAGAGAATCGTAAACAAGATTGAGAAGAACAAGAAGGACATAATTGATTATGAAACTTTTGAACTCGATGATGCCGAAGTTGCTATAATAAGCTATGGAATAGTTGCCCGTTCTGCAGTCAGGGCTGTGAAAATACTCCGTAGTGAGGGCATTAAAGCTGGACTACTTAAGCTCAACGTTGTCTGGCCATTTGACTTCGATATGATTGAAAGAATAGCAGAGCAGGTTCATGCAATCTACGTTCCTGAGATGAACCTTGGTCAGTTATATCATCTTGTTAAAGAGGGAGCAAATGGAAAGGCAAGAGTTGATCTTATTCCAAAAATTGGTGGAGAAGTTCATACACCTCAAGAAATTGTTAGAGAGGTTAAAAAGTGCGAATGTGGGGTGTGA
- a CDS encoding DUF192 domain-containing protein yields MLINETKNKVWHGKVKLADTFFKRFKGLMLTPNVNYALVFILPAETRTNASIHMFFMFQTIDVIFLNSAKEVVDFKKAKPWRVYIPRDAAKYIIEGPIGIIKALDVEIGDKISWIVENEMEKAVPSPSNVINGVSFKKINGTIGLAEPKPKLKEP; encoded by the coding sequence ATGCTGATCAACGAAACCAAGAACAAAGTCTGGCACGGAAAAGTTAAATTAGCAGACACCTTTTTCAAACGGTTTAAAGGATTAATGCTCACTCCTAATGTAAATTATGCCCTTGTATTTATTCTGCCAGCTGAAACAAGGACAAACGCCTCAATACACATGTTCTTTATGTTTCAAACCATTGACGTTATATTTCTGAACTCAGCGAAAGAGGTTGTTGATTTCAAAAAAGCAAAACCATGGCGTGTTTATATACCCAGAGACGCTGCAAAATATATCATTGAAGGACCTATTGGGATTATCAAAGCTCTTGATGTGGAAATCGGAGATAAAATAAGCTGGATAGTGGAGAATGAAATGGAAAAAGCTGTACCCTCACCAAGCAACGTTATTAATGGAGTCTCATTTAAAAAGATTAACGGGACGATAGGTTTAGCTGAACCAAAGCCAAAGCTTAAAGAGCCGTGA
- a CDS encoding archaeosine biosynthesis radical SAM protein RaSEA has protein sequence MTYWTSEDNVAGEKGVALFIILPTIGCYRYRIGKACYMCSYPASAPKNPWSQEEIVRYVEKALKKIEGKERVAVRIFTSGSFLDNSELKPETRKKIFKLLAEYNNIKEIVIESRSELVRYDAVKELADIVGDKHFEVAIGLETANDNIADVSINKGNTFKQFVKASEEIRSAGAKVKTYLLLKPIFLSERDGIEDIKESIKMAAPYTDTFSINVTNIQKGTTYERLWEKNEYRPPWLWSVVEVLKWAKKTYPKKRILSDPVGAGSKRGPHNCGECDKMIADAIRKFSATQELKYLKNLDHKCKAEWSYIVQEGILDWQLITY, from the coding sequence ATGACTTATTGGACAAGCGAAGACAATGTTGCTGGAGAAAAAGGAGTCGCATTATTCATAATCTTGCCAACTATCGGATGTTATCGCTATAGAATTGGAAAAGCTTGTTATATGTGTTCTTATCCAGCTTCAGCGCCTAAAAATCCATGGAGCCAGGAGGAAATAGTTAGATATGTGGAAAAAGCCCTTAAGAAAATTGAAGGGAAAGAGAGAGTTGCTGTAAGAATTTTCACTTCGGGAAGCTTTCTTGATAACAGTGAGCTTAAACCAGAAACAAGGAAGAAAATCTTCAAACTTTTGGCTGAATATAATAATATTAAGGAAATTGTGATTGAGTCAAGGTCAGAGCTCGTGAGATACGATGCTGTTAAGGAGCTTGCCGATATTGTTGGGGATAAACATTTTGAAGTTGCTATTGGCCTTGAGACTGCAAACGATAACATAGCTGATGTAAGCATAAATAAGGGAAACACCTTCAAGCAGTTTGTTAAGGCCAGTGAAGAGATAAGAAGTGCTGGTGCAAAAGTTAAAACATATCTCCTCTTAAAGCCGATTTTCTTAAGCGAAAGAGATGGAATTGAAGATATAAAAGAGAGTATAAAGATGGCAGCACCCTATACAGACACATTTTCCATAAACGTCACAAATATTCAAAAAGGAACCACATATGAAAGACTTTGGGAGAAAAATGAGTACAGACCTCCATGGTTGTGGAGCGTTGTTGAGGTTTTAAAATGGGCCAAAAAGACATATCCAAAAAAGAGAATCCTCAGTGATCCAGTAGGTGCTGGTTCAAAGAGGGGTCCTCACAATTGTGGGGAATGCGATAAGATGATTGCTGATGCAATAAGAAAGTTTTCGGCAACTCAAGAACTTAAATATCTTAAGAATCTTGACCACAAATGCAAAGCTGAGTGGAGTTATATAGTCCAAGAAGGAATTCTAGATTGGCAGTTGATCACTTACTGA
- a CDS encoding 2-oxoacid:ferredoxin oxidoreductase subunit beta, translated as MAKEIYTRYKMAKYLRKEALPTALCPGCGGGTVLNAFANAIDQLKIDPRDLVVVSGIGCSAWIASPYFLADTLHTTHGRAIAFATGVKVGLPDKKVVVISGDGDLAGIGGNHLIHAARRNIDITVILVNNFIYGMTGGQVAPTTPFGAKTTTTPYRNIEHPLNIAEVVAEAGASYVARWTTAHVYQLIESIKKALQVKGFSLVEVISQCPVQFGRRNKMKEPSEMLRWFMKNSVPISKAKNMSPEELEDKFIIGEFVSRQRPEFTEELNKLIDEVAEQFGLGDEDAD; from the coding sequence ATGGCCAAGGAGATTTACACCAGATATAAAATGGCAAAATATCTGAGAAAAGAGGCTTTACCTACAGCCCTATGCCCCGGCTGTGGTGGTGGAACTGTTCTTAATGCCTTTGCAAATGCAATTGACCAGCTCAAGATTGACCCAAGGGATTTGGTTGTTGTGAGCGGAATTGGCTGTTCAGCTTGGATTGCGTCACCATACTTCCTGGCTGATACTCTTCACACAACCCACGGGAGAGCAATAGCCTTTGCAACAGGTGTTAAAGTTGGCCTACCAGATAAAAAAGTCGTTGTAATAAGTGGAGACGGCGACTTAGCTGGAATCGGTGGGAATCATCTCATCCACGCTGCGAGAAGAAATATTGACATAACAGTCATCTTGGTGAACAATTTCATCTATGGAATGACTGGTGGTCAGGTTGCTCCAACAACACCCTTTGGTGCCAAAACGACAACAACACCTTACAGAAACATTGAGCATCCCTTAAACATAGCTGAAGTTGTAGCTGAAGCAGGAGCAAGCTATGTTGCAAGATGGACAACAGCTCACGTTTACCAGCTTATAGAGAGCATAAAGAAAGCTCTCCAAGTGAAAGGCTTCTCACTCGTTGAGGTCATCTCACAGTGTCCAGTTCAGTTTGGAAGGAGGAATAAGATGAAAGAGCCATCTGAAATGTTAAGATGGTTTATGAAAAACAGCGTTCCAATAAGTAAAGCCAAGAACATGAGTCCAGAAGAGCTTGAGGATAAATTTATCATCGGTGAATTTGTCAGCAGACAAAGACCGGAGTTTACGGAAGAGCTTAACAAACTGATTGATGAAGTTGCCGAGCAGTTTGGTCTGGGTGATGAAGATGCAGATTAG
- a CDS encoding 2-oxoacid:ferredoxin oxidoreductase subunit gamma: protein MQIRLAGIGGQGVVLAGVILGEAAAIEGLNVVQTQDYSSASRGGHSVADVIISRDPIYDIIVTKADVLVALAQLGYDTTKDSLKEDGLLIIDTDLVKPDREFIGAPFTRIAEETTGIALTVNMVALGYLVAKTGIVKNESVEEAIRRRVPKGTEEINLKAFRVGYEEGLK from the coding sequence ATGCAGATTAGGCTGGCAGGTATAGGAGGACAGGGTGTTGTTTTGGCCGGTGTAATTTTGGGCGAAGCCGCTGCGATTGAGGGGTTAAACGTTGTTCAGACTCAGGATTATAGCTCGGCTTCGAGAGGAGGACACTCTGTGGCGGATGTAATTATCTCAAGAGACCCTATTTATGACATAATTGTCACAAAAGCTGACGTTCTTGTGGCTTTGGCTCAGCTCGGCTATGATACTACAAAAGACTCACTTAAAGAAGATGGGCTTTTGATAATTGACACGGATTTAGTTAAGCCTGATAGGGAGTTTATAGGTGCACCTTTCACGAGGATTGCTGAGGAAACAACAGGAATTGCTCTAACCGTAAACATGGTTGCTCTCGGATATTTAGTTGCCAAGACTGGGATTGTTAAGAACGAGAGCGTTGAAGAAGCTATAAGGAGGAGAGTCCCGAAAGGGACTGAAGAGATTAATTTGAAAGCTTTTAGAGTTGGTTATGAGGAGGGATTGAAATGA